One window of the Streptococcus parasanguinis ATCC 15912 genome contains the following:
- the rimP gene encoding ribosome maturation factor RimP, with the protein MATIATIVDLVTEVIQPAIKEPFELVDVEYGKMGGDYVLSIFVDKPEGITLNDTADLTEIISPLLDQIKPDPFPEQYFLEVTSPGLERPLKTKEALEGAVGKYVNISLYKAVEKQKVFEGNLVGFEEDVLTIEYMDKTRKKTVDIPYNLVSKARLAVKL; encoded by the coding sequence GTGGCAACCATCGCAACAATTGTTGACTTAGTAACAGAAGTGATTCAGCCAGCTATAAAGGAACCATTTGAATTGGTCGATGTTGAATATGGCAAAATGGGTGGTGACTACGTCTTAAGCATTTTCGTAGACAAACCAGAAGGAATCACACTGAATGATACAGCGGATTTGACAGAAATCATTAGCCCGCTATTGGATCAAATCAAACCAGACCCATTTCCAGAACAGTACTTCTTAGAGGTTACTAGTCCTGGCCTGGAGAGACCATTGAAAACCAAGGAAGCACTCGAGGGAGCTGTTGGCAAGTACGTCAATATCAGCTTGTACAAGGCTGTTGAAAAGCAAAAGGTCTTTGAGGGGAATTTGGTAGGTTTTGAAGAGGATGTTTTGACCATTGAGTATATGGATAAAACACGGAAGAAAACAGTGGATATTCCTTATAACCTTGTGTCCAAAGCAAGGTTGGCTGTAAAATTGTAA
- the trmB gene encoding tRNA (guanosine(46)-N7)-methyltransferase TrmB gives MRVRNRKGATELLEANPQYVVLNPEDAKGKWQEIFGNDHPIHVEVGSGKGAFITGMAKANPEINYIGIDIQKSVLSYALDKVLEADVPNIKLLWVDGDSLTNYFEDGEIDQLYLNFSDPWPKKRHEKRRLTYKTFLDTFKQILPEHGEIHFKTDNRGLFEYSLVSFSQYGMILKGVWLDLHASDFEGNVMTEYEKKFSSKGQVIYRVEAQF, from the coding sequence ATGAGAGTTAGAAATCGCAAAGGAGCGACTGAATTATTAGAAGCGAATCCGCAATATGTGGTCCTAAATCCAGAAGATGCCAAGGGAAAGTGGCAGGAGATTTTCGGGAATGATCATCCTATTCATGTCGAAGTGGGTAGCGGAAAAGGGGCCTTTATTACTGGGATGGCCAAGGCCAATCCAGAGATCAACTACATCGGAATTGATATTCAAAAATCGGTCTTGAGTTATGCCTTAGATAAGGTCTTAGAGGCTGATGTTCCTAACATTAAATTACTTTGGGTAGACGGGGATAGCTTGACCAACTATTTTGAAGATGGAGAAATTGATCAACTCTATCTGAATTTTTCAGATCCCTGGCCTAAGAAACGTCATGAGAAGCGTCGTTTGACTTACAAGACCTTCCTAGATACCTTCAAGCAAATTCTTCCAGAACATGGTGAGATTCACTTTAAGACAGATAATCGTGGATTGTTTGAATATAGCTTGGTGAGTTTTTCGCAATACGGTATGATCTTGAAAGGGGTTTGGTTAGACCTTCATGCCAGTGATTTTGAGGGCAATGTCATGACGGAATATGAGAAGAAGTTCTCAAGTAAAGGCCAGGTCATTTACCGTGTAGAAGCACAGTTTTAG
- a CDS encoding ABC transporter permease: protein MKELMKKRQQTFRTQCVKYSRYVLNDHFVLFMLIFIGFLAVQYSQFLQDLPKDTSLIRWSLLIGLLLLVPIGSIATYLEKPDALFLLVKEEEVKRYIKGQAKKSFVFWFLIQSFVLLLFVPLLLATGLDKLAIVAYILVLGVAKGAVFSWKEARFYQDGNLNWTLAIARENARKQLILRFFALFTTVKGITNSVKRRAYLDGFLGLLPKTHGNTWIYLYMRSFLRNGDLFSMTLRLLALSILAIIFIPQPLVVIALVALLNYLVIFQLLGLYSAFDYQALTLLFPMKKGSKKAGLNKTIQLVMSMITVIEGGIGLVFISDKVLLLGLLAYTVALTLLYLPFKMTRLVDENR from the coding sequence ATGAAAGAGTTGATGAAAAAACGGCAACAAACGTTTCGAACTCAATGTGTAAAATATAGCCGCTATGTTCTCAATGATCATTTCGTCCTCTTTATGCTGATTTTCATAGGATTTCTGGCGGTTCAATACAGCCAATTCTTGCAAGATCTACCCAAAGATACAAGCCTGATCCGCTGGAGTCTCTTGATTGGTTTGCTCCTCTTGGTTCCGATAGGCTCTATTGCGACCTACTTAGAGAAGCCCGATGCCTTATTCCTTTTAGTAAAGGAAGAGGAAGTGAAACGTTATATCAAAGGGCAGGCCAAGAAGTCTTTTGTGTTTTGGTTTTTGATTCAAAGTTTTGTCCTTCTATTATTTGTTCCTCTTCTTCTTGCAACGGGGCTGGATAAACTTGCTATTGTAGCTTATATCCTTGTCTTAGGGGTGGCTAAAGGGGCTGTTTTTAGCTGGAAGGAAGCGCGTTTCTACCAGGATGGAAATTTGAATTGGACCTTAGCCATTGCTCGTGAGAATGCAAGGAAACAATTGATCCTTCGTTTCTTTGCCTTGTTTACAACGGTGAAGGGCATTACCAACAGTGTCAAAAGAAGAGCTTACTTGGATGGTTTCTTAGGGCTTCTTCCCAAAACACATGGGAATACTTGGATTTACTTATATATGCGCTCTTTCTTACGGAATGGAGATCTTTTCTCTATGACTCTACGACTCTTAGCTCTTTCCATTCTCGCTATCATCTTTATTCCCCAGCCTCTCGTAGTGATTGCCCTTGTAGCCTTGCTCAATTACTTGGTTATTTTTCAATTACTGGGACTTTACAGTGCTTTTGATTACCAAGCGTTGACTCTCCTTTTCCCAATGAAAAAGGGCAGTAAAAAGGCAGGGTTGAACAAAACGATTCAGCTGGTCATGAGCATGATAACGGTGATAGAAGGGGGGATCGGCCTAGTCTTTATTTCAGATAAAGTCCTGTTGTTGGGCTTATTGGCTTATACAGTTGCTTTAACCCTGCTTTATCTTCCATTTAAGATGACGCGCTTGGTTGACGAAAATCGTTAA
- the ccrZ gene encoding cell cycle regulator CcrZ, translated as MDSNEKELSLTPIPGKSGKAYMGTYPDGGRVFVKMNTTPILAGLAKEQIAPQLLWSRRLPDGNVMSAQEWLNGEILTPNGMSKKQVVNILTRLHRSRPLMTQLKKLGYPVESPLELLNSWSNRLPIALRQNHYIQSVVKNLRKTVPAFREDYATIVHGDVRHSNWIETESGLIYLVDWDSVRLTDRMLDVAHILSHYIPDSNWRDWLGYYGYKYNQKVFDKLYWFGQYSFLCQIAKYYENNDLENVNREIYALRNFRLKYGKEI; from the coding sequence ATGGACTCGAATGAAAAAGAGCTGAGCCTCACCCCGATTCCTGGGAAGAGTGGGAAGGCCTACATGGGGACCTACCCAGATGGTGGGCGCGTTTTTGTAAAAATGAATACGACCCCAATCCTTGCGGGTCTAGCAAAAGAACAGATTGCTCCTCAATTGTTATGGAGTCGCCGCTTGCCGGATGGAAATGTGATGAGTGCCCAAGAATGGTTGAATGGGGAAATTCTAACTCCAAATGGAATGTCGAAAAAGCAAGTGGTCAATATTTTAACGAGATTGCACCGATCTAGACCTTTGATGACCCAATTAAAGAAACTTGGGTATCCTGTGGAATCTCCGTTAGAGTTGCTCAATTCTTGGAGCAACCGTTTGCCAATTGCCCTACGTCAGAACCACTATATCCAATCAGTCGTAAAGAATTTACGTAAGACAGTGCCTGCCTTTCGAGAGGATTATGCGACGATCGTCCATGGAGATGTTCGTCATAGCAACTGGATTGAGACAGAGAGTGGCTTGATTTATCTAGTCGATTGGGACTCTGTTCGTTTGACAGACCGAATGTTGGATGTGGCGCATATATTGAGTCACTATATCCCAGATTCTAATTGGCGCGATTGGTTAGGCTATTATGGTTACAAATACAATCAAAAAGTATTTGATAAACTCTATTGGTTTGGTCAATACTCTTTCTTGTGCCAAATTGCTAAATACTATGAAAATAATGATTTAGAAAATGTCAATCGCGAGATCTATGCTCTGCGCAATTTCCGGTTGAAATATGGAAAGGAAATATGA